One stretch of Sebastes umbrosus isolate fSebUmb1 chromosome 5, fSebUmb1.pri, whole genome shotgun sequence DNA includes these proteins:
- the c5h1orf52 gene encoding UPF0690 protein C1orf52 homolog, which translates to MTEEKKSGSLGFFSSYDDLSDSSDGSDSDEEAESRKKKAGTEAAAGGGGGAQSSGHGTKRAAGGAPLPLPKPDELFGSVSKPAFLYNPLNKEIDWESLTVKPPEEPAREFKPWKTNAVPPPESYTAEPERKKGPPPGMDMAIKWSNVYEDNGEDAPQPFTGNARFLPTEEEPSGSDEESEKQDLSGKKRRVETFQQKEKRKRDMGQATSDKNFVEEEKRILRQNID; encoded by the exons ATGACAGAAGAGAAGAAGTCCGGCTCGCTGGGTTTCTTTTCGAGCTACGACGACCTGAGCGACAGCAGCGATGGCAGCGACTCGGACGAGGAGGCAGAGAGTCGGAAGAAGAAAGCCGGGACTGAAGCAGCTGCTGGCGGCGGAGGAGGAGCGCAGTCCTCTGGACACGGGACCAAGCGAGCCGCCGGAGGAGCTCCGCTACCGCTACCCAAACCAGACGAGCTGTTCGGCTCCGTGTCCAAACCGGCTTTCCTCTACAACCCGCTGAACAAGGAGATCGACTGGGAGAGTCTCACGGTCAAACCTCCAGAGGAG CCTGCCAGAGAGTTTAAGCCATGGAAGACAAACGCTGTTCCCCCTCCTGAGAGCTACACCGCAGAgccagagaggaagaagggaCCTCCCCCAGGCATGGACATGGCTATCAAGTGGTCCAATGTGTATGAAGACAACGGGGAAGATGCACCACAACCGTTCACTGGCAACGCCCGGTTCTTACCCACAGAGGAGGAACCCTCCGGATCAG ATGAGGAATCAGAGAAGCAAGACCTGTCTGGCAAGAAACGTCGAGTGGAGACCTTCCagcagaaggagaagaggaagagggacaTGGGACAAGCGACCTCCGACAAGAATTTcgtagaggaggagaaaaggatCCTCAGGCAAAATATTGATTGA